A part of Carettochelys insculpta isolate YL-2023 chromosome 1, ASM3395843v1, whole genome shotgun sequence genomic DNA contains:
- the H1-0 gene encoding histone H1.0: MTENSASAPATKPKRAKAAKKSTDHPKYSDMIVAAIQAEKSRAGSSRQSIQKYIKSHYKVGENADSQIKLAIKRLVTAGVLKQTKGVGASGSFRLAKGDEPKKPPVKKAKKEVKKATTPKKAAKPKKAATKSPAKKPKAATKKAKKKPAATPKKAKKTKTVKAKPVKASKPKKAKPSKPKAKSSAKKSAKKK; the protein is encoded by the coding sequence ATGACGGAAAATTctgcctcagcccctgccaccaaGCCCAAACGGGCCAAGGCAGCCAAGAAGTCAACAGATCACCCCAAGTACTCAGACATGATAGTGGCTGCCATCCAGGCTGAAAAGAGCCGGGCTGGTTCCTCTCGCCAGTCCATCCAGAAATACATTAAGAGTCACTACAAAGTAGGAGAGAATGCTGATTCCCAAATCAAGTTGGCCATCAAGAGGCTGGTCACCGCTGGTGTCCTAAAGCAGACTAAAGGAGTTGGTGCATCTGGCTCCTTCCGCCTGGCCAAGGGTGATGAACCCAAGAAGCCACCAGTCAAGAAAGCCAAGAAGGAAGTCAAGAAGGCCACAACGCCCAAAAAAGCAGCTAAACCCAAGAAAGCTGCCACCAAGTCCCCAGCCAAGAAGCCCAAAGCTGCcaccaaaaaagccaaaaagaagCCAGCAGCCACTCCAAAGAAAGCCAAGAAGACAAAGACTGTCAAGGCCAAGCCAGTGAAGGCATCGAAGCCCAAAAAGGCAAAGCCATCGAAACCCAAAGCAAAATCCAGTGCGAAGAAATCAGCCAAGAAGAAGTGA